The Armatimonadota bacterium genome has a window encoding:
- a CDS encoding DUF1501 domain-containing protein — translation MRQGMTRREFVKKGLTIVAMGATAPSFLARTALALNNPWDLAQVQSRPGVPDERILVVIQMGGGNDGLNTVIPFSDDAYYRARPTLAVPAKDVLRLTEATGFHPSLAALRDLYDRGAVAVIQGVGYPNPSRSHFRSMEIWHTADPEGRVVRYGWIGRYFDSKCPVCEQPTVGVNAGPSLPLAMQASSGQGIALQTPQTFQWMPSQRGIGAEQEWDLFRLLNAPGSSASGEPDTIDFLRHTAMNAVLSSERVREAVGKYRGGVEYPNSRLGASLKLIAQMIAGHLPTKVYYAHMTGFDTHAAQRGAHEALLRELAEAVAAFLRDLEVQGNASRVLGLAFSEFGRRVAENGSGGTDHGTAAPLLLFGQGLKGGLYGQQPSLTDLVDGDMKHAIDFRSVYATVLERWLGADPAAILGAPFERVPFV, via the coding sequence GTGCGTCAGGGAATGACCCGCCGCGAGTTCGTCAAGAAGGGACTGACCATCGTCGCCATGGGGGCGACCGCCCCCTCGTTCCTCGCCCGCACCGCTCTGGCGTTGAACAATCCATGGGACCTGGCACAGGTACAGAGCCGGCCGGGGGTGCCGGATGAGCGCATCCTGGTGGTCATCCAGATGGGAGGGGGAAACGACGGGCTGAACACGGTGATCCCATTCTCCGACGACGCCTACTACCGGGCGCGGCCCACGCTGGCCGTACCGGCTAAAGACGTACTCCGTCTGACGGAGGCCACGGGATTTCACCCCAGCCTGGCTGCCCTGCGGGACCTCTACGACCGGGGAGCGGTGGCGGTGATCCAGGGAGTCGGCTACCCCAACCCCAGCCGCTCCCATTTCCGATCCATGGAGATCTGGCACACGGCGGATCCGGAGGGCCGGGTTGTGCGCTATGGATGGATCGGCCGCTACTTCGACAGCAAGTGTCCCGTCTGTGAGCAGCCCACGGTGGGGGTGAACGCGGGGCCGTCGCTGCCGCTGGCCATGCAGGCCTCCTCCGGTCAGGGCATCGCCCTGCAGACCCCCCAGACCTTCCAGTGGATGCCAAGTCAGCGCGGGATCGGGGCTGAGCAGGAGTGGGACCTCTTCCGCCTGCTCAACGCCCCCGGGTCCTCGGCTTCCGGCGAACCCGACACTATCGACTTCCTGCGGCATACGGCGATGAATGCGGTGCTCTCCTCGGAGCGCGTGCGCGAGGCCGTGGGGAAGTACCGTGGGGGCGTGGAGTATCCGAACAGTCGTCTGGGCGCCAGCCTGAAGCTGATCGCCCAGATGATCGCCGGCCACCTGCCGACGAAGGTCTACTACGCGCACATGACCGGCTTCGACACTCACGCGGCCCAGCGTGGGGCGCACGAGGCCCTCCTGCGCGAGCTGGCCGAGGCGGTGGCAGCCTTCCTGCGTGACCTGGAAGTGCAGGGCAATGCCTCCCGGGTGCTGGGGCTGGCCTTCTCGGAGTTCGGTCGGCGGGTGGCGGAGAACGGCAGCGGCGGCACGGACCACGGCACGGCCGCCCCCCTTCTTCTCTTCGGCCAGGGGCTGAAGGGCGGGCTGTACGGCCAGCAACCCAGCCTGACCGACCTGGTGGACGGGGATATGAAGCACGCCATTGACTTCCGCTCGGTCTACGCTACGGTGCTGGAGCGATGGCTGGGCGCCGATCCGGCGGCAATCCTGGGCGCCCCCTTCGAGCGGGTCCCGTTTGTCTGA
- a CDS encoding inositol monophosphatase family protein — protein sequence MVSVTFSPLATFAMDVARRGGAHLLSLLPAAPDAKGIEYKGPTDLVTRADREVEALISERVRAVYPDHGLLGEEGTVRAGEDYRWIIDPLDGTTNFAHGLPWFAVSLAVEHRGTIVIGVVYHPATDELFCAERGKGAWLTTRGGEPVRLAVSATEDLGAALLATGLPGRERRPAHLRTIPVFLQRAREVRMTGSAAIHLAYVAAARLDGFWEPGLNLWDVAAGMLLVEEAGGRVTDLRGGPFGAGDILATNGRLHGAMLEVLTTEA from the coding sequence ATGGTGAGTGTGACCTTCTCCCCTCTTGCCACCTTCGCCATGGACGTGGCCCGGCGCGGCGGCGCACACCTCCTCTCACTGCTGCCAGCCGCGCCCGATGCCAAGGGCATCGAGTACAAGGGCCCCACCGATCTGGTCACGCGGGCTGACAGGGAGGTGGAGGCCCTGATCAGCGAACGGGTGCGCGCCGTCTATCCGGATCATGGCCTCCTGGGGGAGGAGGGGACGGTGCGGGCGGGCGAGGACTACCGCTGGATCATCGACCCGCTGGACGGTACCACCAATTTCGCCCACGGCTTACCGTGGTTCGCCGTTTCGCTGGCCGTTGAACACCGGGGGACGATCGTCATAGGGGTGGTCTATCACCCGGCGACAGACGAGCTCTTCTGCGCCGAGCGAGGGAAAGGCGCATGGTTGACCACGCGGGGCGGGGAGCCAGTGCGGCTGGCCGTCTCCGCCACCGAGGATCTGGGGGCGGCGCTGCTGGCCACGGGGCTGCCCGGCCGGGAGCGCCGCCCGGCGCACCTGCGGACGATCCCAGTATTCCTGCAGCGGGCGCGGGAGGTGCGGATGACAGGCTCCGCCGCCATCCACCTGGCCTACGTTGCCGCCGCCCGCCTGGACGGGTTCTGGGAGCCGGGGTTGAACCTGTGGGATGTGGCCGCGGGGATGCTCCTGGTGGAGGAAGCCGGGGGCCGGGTCACCGACCTGCGGGGCGGGCCCTTTGGCGCGGGAGACATCCTGGCCACCAATGGGCGCCTGCACGGCGCCATGCTGGAGGTGCTGACTACCGAGGCCTGA